From Juglans regia cultivar Chandler chromosome 6, Walnut 2.0, whole genome shotgun sequence, the proteins below share one genomic window:
- the LOC108994670 gene encoding enoyl-CoA delta isomerase 1, peroxisomal-like: MCTLEKRGKIFILTLTGAGEHRLNPVLLDAVQSALRHVRDESISSPSSALITTAQGKFFCNGYDLDWAGSSPSRSELMNSKLQSLVADLISLPMPTIAAVSGHASAAGFILAQSHDYVLMRKDRGFLYMSELDINLVIPAWFMALIECKIGSPMTRRHLVLTAAKVTAKEAVEKGIIDSAHDSAEETVKAALRLGEELGGREWDGHVYAQIRMNLLAGVLDEIAARRSTRSRM; encoded by the coding sequence atgtgcaCTTTGGAAAAAAGGGGCAAGATCTTCATCCTAACGCTAACCGGCGCAGGTGAACACCGCCTAAATCCCGTGCTACTTGATGCGGTCCAGTCGGCTTTGCGCCACGTCCGAGACGAGTCCATTTCCTCCCCATCTTCGGCTCTAATCACCACCGCCCAAGGCAAGTTCTTCTGCAATGGCTACGATCTTGACTGGGCCGGGTCCTCTCCATCTCGCTCCGAACTCATGAACTCAAAACTCCAATCACTTGTAGCCGACCTCATCTCGCTCCCCATGCCCACCATCGCAGCCGTCTCTGGCCACGCCTCAGCCGCCGGTTTCATCCTCGCTCAGAGCCACGACTACGTCCTCATGCGGAAAGACCGAGGCTTCCTTTACATGAGCGAGCTCGATATTAACCTGGTAATTCCGGCTTGGTTCATGGCTCTAATTGAGTGCAAGATCGGCTCACCGATGACTCGGCGTCACCTGGTTTTAACAGCGGCTAAGGTGACGGCTAAGGAAGCCGTGGAGAAGGGGATTATCGACTCGGCACACGATAGCGCGGAGGAGACGGTTAAGGCTGCGTTAAGGTTGGGGGAGGAGTTGGGAGGAAGGGAATGGGATGGACACGTGTACGCTCAGATTCGCATGAATCTGTTGGCTGGGGTCTTGGATGAAATCGCTGCGAGAAGAAGCACTCGATCGCGAATGTAG